The sequence TCACCGGGTCACGGACACTCCCACCGGCCTTGTAGTACTCTTTCTGCTGCTTCCCTCGAAGCTTCGGAAGCTCCTCCTCCAACTTCTGCTTGAACCCTTCCTTGAACTCCTGGGGCGTATTGTAGTCATCAACGAAGACGTCGTCGCTAAACCGGTAGAACGGCCGCCGCTTCGACTCATTAAACTCGTACTCGAAACCGTCTGAATCGACGTCGACGATGTAGTAGCCGTGCTCCCATTGAGCCTCTCGGGTGTCGTGAGCCTCCAACGAACCAGGATTGAACACCCAGTCACCGTGACTGTACCGCTTGTGAAGATGGCCCAGCCCCAGATAATCAACCACCTCCTCCAACGGCTCCAACTGGTTGAAAGAGATGCCACCAGCCACACCAGGGATATGATCCTCAACGCCGAAGTGGCCCAGAAGAACCGTCATCTCCGGCTCACCCTCCTCCTCATTCACTCTCTTAATCGCTTCTGCAACTTCTTCCAAGTAGTCGGAGGTTCGCTGACCCAAGTACTGAAGCCCGAAAACACGGACACCATTCAAATCAACATAACCCGAAGACGTACCAGGCTCCTCAAAATCATGCTTCTCAAAAACCGGTCCCTCATCCTGCAAATTCGCCTCCAGTAGAATCAGACGCTCCCGACTGTGCAGATACTCCAGCCAGTTCAAATCCTCCTTGTACAGATTTGCATCATGATTCCCCTGGATCCCAACAACAGGAATCCCGGCCTCGTCAAACTCTTCCAGACCGTTCTCGGCATCACTCAACGCCCGCGCATTCACATCCTTATTATGAAACAAGTCGCCGCTGAAAACCGCGAAATCCACACCCTCATCGATAGCATCGAGAATCGCAGACCGGAAAGTCATGTACATATCATCACGCCGCTTCTTCACACCGTACTGCCGGTGGCCGATATGTGCGTCTGAAAGGTGAACGAAACGTGGATCTTGGTTTGATTGAGTCATAGTTTGTAATCCTCGTGTAGTTTGTTATATCATTGCCATATTTTCCGGGACGTCGATTCCGGCGGACAGGTTTTCTCCGAGATTTTGCGTCAGTATCTGCGGCAAGGCGTACTTGCCCTGGCTGAAGATTGAGGACCAGTTCAAGTAGCTCAGGTTGTAGTACTCTTTGAGTAGACTTTCGGCGGCTGGTTCCGGGACGTCATCCCTGTTTAGGGAGACGTGGTCGTTCGCCGTAATTTCCAGAGGCTTCGCGGTACCCCTTTCCGGCTTGTGTGAAACTAGGAGTCCGCTTTCATCGCCGTAGATCATCGCGTTCCCGCCGGCAACGTTGTCAAACCCGTTTCCGTCACGGGTGACCACGCGCTTGTTCGGAGACTTGTTGACGCTGACCACATCGATAATCATATCATCCGGCAGAAGCCCGGATTCGTCGAGGATCTCAGAGATAGGCCGTTTCCCTTCGCTCGGGACGCCTTCCCTGATCACCTTCTTCATCATCTTCTGCTCCTTCCAACCGATCTTTCCGTCCTTGGCGAACACCAGCCGCTTGAAGTGGAAGTCCTTCTCACCGCTGGTCTCTTGTCGGCGGTGGAACGCCGAAACCTTCCGAAGCAATTCATTCAAA comes from Haloplanus sp. XH21 and encodes:
- a CDS encoding metallophosphoesterase family protein, producing the protein MTQSNQDPRFVHLSDAHIGHRQYGVKKRRDDMYMTFRSAILDAIDEGVDFAVFSGDLFHNKDVNARALSDAENGLEEFDEAGIPVVGIQGNHDANLYKEDLNWLEYLHSRERLILLEANLQDEGPVFEKHDFEEPGTSSGYVDLNGVRVFGLQYLGQRTSDYLEEVAEAIKRVNEEEGEPEMTVLLGHFGVEDHIPGVAGGISFNQLEPLEEVVDYLGLGHLHKRYSHGDWVFNPGSLEAHDTREAQWEHGYYIVDVDSDGFEYEFNESKRRPFYRFSDDVFVDDYNTPQEFKEGFKQKLEEELPKLRGKQQKEYYKAGGSVRDPVIDLRLKGLLQFNRSQLDIDWVRDLVEEQTDALYVNLTDATESKEIADIEQELDGDIRGEDEQIDRGKLEAAVFQKLAGQDSRFRDREEEVAETLSVVKRSVLEDESPESVAETVKNRRRELFPDMGGGDE